Proteins encoded in a region of the Chryseobacterium piperi genome:
- a CDS encoding LptE family protein, translating to MKLKIVGLLLFCVSILNSCYSFTGSSLKDEKTIQINEFPNNAALVNPTLSQQFSTDIQNRFLQRTTLKGTKENPDILVEGEITDYSITPTTISSNTQTTSTGGVVQESQNKLTITVKVHYENKLHPDLSFDRTYSDEAVFNNSLSQSAIETSQVRIVNERIINKIFNDIVANW from the coding sequence ATGAAGCTAAAGATAGTGGGGCTTTTGTTGTTTTGTGTTAGCATTTTAAACTCATGCTATAGTTTTACAGGATCATCTCTAAAAGATGAAAAAACAATTCAGATCAATGAATTTCCGAATAATGCAGCTTTAGTGAATCCTACTTTATCTCAACAGTTTTCTACAGATATTCAGAATCGTTTTTTACAGAGAACAACATTGAAAGGAACGAAAGAAAATCCTGATATTTTAGTAGAAGGGGAAATCACAGATTATTCCATTACTCCTACAACCATTAGTTCCAATACTCAAACTACCTCGACAGGGGGAGTGGTGCAGGAATCTCAAAATAAATTAACAATCACCGTAAAGGTGCATTATGAAAATAAATTACACCCGGATTTAAGCTTTGACAGAACCTATTCTGATGAAGCTGTATTCAATAACAGTTTATCTCAAAGTGCTATTGAAACGTCACAGGTGAGAATTGTAAACGAGAGAATCATTAATAAGATATTTAACGATATTGTAGCGAACTGGTAA
- a CDS encoding outer membrane protein assembly factor BamD codes for MKKYILGLFAIAVVSSCVSQQEKALKSADKAFILKAANDNFAKKKWKNALALYDRLANLVAGTDDFPNVGFNTAYANYYDKNYKLAGHQFKNFAVSFPKDPRAEEAAYMSALCYYEGSMDYNLDQSSTELAINELQDFLNTYPNSERSKNINQLIDELSYKLEFKSYENARQYFKMGDYKSANVALDNVLEDFPSTKLRPKIYDYIMKSRYLLAQNSVYDLKEERIESALAFTRQVEKELPNTEYSKTALDYREKLDKEKQNFAVVKKQTEARMATLTARQKKVADKLAEKNKTEQQMKEQVVVEKKAKQMQRDSAALQTPPPAATFRIQR; via the coding sequence ATGAAAAAATATATTTTAGGTCTTTTTGCCATAGCTGTAGTTTCATCATGTGTAAGTCAGCAAGAAAAAGCATTGAAAAGTGCTGATAAAGCTTTCATCTTAAAAGCAGCTAATGATAATTTCGCTAAAAAGAAATGGAAAAATGCTTTAGCTCTTTACGACAGGCTTGCTAACCTTGTTGCCGGAACAGATGACTTTCCAAATGTTGGGTTCAATACAGCATATGCCAATTATTATGATAAAAATTATAAATTGGCTGGGCATCAGTTTAAAAACTTTGCGGTAAGTTTCCCAAAAGATCCTAGAGCTGAAGAAGCTGCTTATATGTCTGCTTTGTGTTACTATGAAGGATCTATGGATTATAACTTGGATCAATCAAGTACAGAGCTGGCAATTAATGAATTGCAGGACTTTTTAAATACTTATCCAAACTCTGAAAGATCTAAGAATATCAATCAGTTAATCGATGAATTGTCTTACAAGTTAGAATTTAAATCTTACGAAAACGCAAGACAATATTTTAAAATGGGAGATTATAAATCTGCTAACGTTGCATTGGATAATGTATTAGAAGATTTTCCAAGTACCAAGCTTCGTCCGAAGATTTATGATTATATCATGAAGTCCCGTTATTTGCTTGCACAAAATTCGGTTTATGATCTTAAAGAGGAGCGTATCGAAAGTGCACTGGCGTTTACAAGACAGGTAGAAAAAGAGCTTCCTAATACAGAATATTCTAAAACAGCTTTAGACTATAGAGAAAAACTGGATAAAGAAAAACAAAATTTTGCGGTCGTTAAAAAGCAGACTGAAGCAAGAATGGCTACTCTGACTGCAAGACAAAAGAAGGTAGCAGACAAGCTTGCAGAAAAGAACAAGACAGAACAGCAGATGAAAGAGCAGGTTGTTGTTGAGAAGAAAGCTAAGCAGATGCAGAGAGATAGTGCTGCGTTACAGACCCCTCCTCCTGCTGCCACTTTCAGAATTCAAAGATAA
- the rnpA gene encoding ribonuclease P protein component, translated as MQNFKYPKEEKLKKTNEIALLFEKGKWRTCENLRIILLKDKPSLPIESSKFGVSVSKRYFKKAVHRNRVKRLLRECYRLHKDLYKESFGEKTLAMLFWVSPEMPQKFQDVEVQFIRLCQSQKK; from the coding sequence ATGCAGAACTTCAAATATCCTAAAGAGGAAAAACTTAAAAAAACGAATGAAATTGCATTACTTTTCGAAAAAGGCAAATGGAGAACGTGTGAAAATCTGAGAATTATTCTTCTTAAAGATAAACCTTCCTTACCGATAGAAAGCTCTAAGTTTGGGGTTTCTGTTTCCAAAAGATATTTTAAAAAAGCGGTTCATAGAAACAGAGTAAAAAGATTATTAAGAGAATGTTACCGTCTGCATAAAGATCTCTACAAAGAATCTTTTGGAGAAAAAACATTGGCTATGCTTTTTTGGGTATCTCCTGAAATGCCACAGAAATTCCAGGATGTAGAGGTTCAGTTTATAAGGCTTTGCCAATCCCAGAAAAAATAA
- a CDS encoding sigma-54 interaction domain-containing protein, protein MSVELQNIKNRFGIIGNFPALNRALEKSIQVAPTDISVLVIGESGVGKEFIPKIIHSESRRKHQPYIVVNCGAIPEGTIDSELFGHEKGAFTGATATRKGYFEVADGGTIFLDEVGELPLQTQVRLLRVLESGEFMKVGSSQVQKTNVRIVAATNVNMMKAIHDGRFREDLFYRLNTVQIDMPPLRERKGDIHLLFRKFAIDFAEKYRMPELVLEPSAVHYIENYSFPGNVRQLRNLVEQMTVVERDRSVTVEKLAEYIPMETHLPMVVNTPASQKQNDFGNEREIMYKILFDMRNDINDLKSLTSELIKNRGTGELNSQEKALISRLYTQESQPASNSNSLLYFEDNNHPIVQTPTIISNPDDSYEDIEEIEIEENHPESLSLQNNEKDLIIKALEKHKGRRNKAADELGISQRTLYRKIKQYNLED, encoded by the coding sequence ATGAGCGTCGAATTACAAAATATAAAAAATCGTTTTGGAATAATCGGAAACTTTCCTGCACTGAATCGTGCTTTGGAAAAATCCATCCAGGTGGCACCAACAGATATTTCCGTTTTGGTTATCGGAGAAAGTGGTGTAGGAAAAGAATTTATTCCTAAAATTATTCATTCAGAATCCAGAAGAAAACATCAGCCATATATCGTTGTCAATTGTGGAGCGATCCCTGAAGGAACTATAGATTCCGAACTGTTCGGACACGAAAAAGGAGCCTTTACGGGAGCAACAGCAACAAGAAAGGGATACTTCGAAGTAGCAGATGGAGGAACCATATTTCTGGATGAGGTTGGAGAGCTTCCTTTACAAACACAAGTACGATTACTAAGAGTACTGGAAAGTGGAGAATTTATGAAAGTGGGATCCTCCCAGGTTCAGAAAACCAACGTAAGGATTGTTGCAGCAACTAATGTCAACATGATGAAGGCTATCCATGACGGAAGATTCCGTGAGGATCTGTTTTACCGTCTAAATACGGTACAGATTGATATGCCACCTTTAAGAGAAAGGAAAGGAGATATTCATTTGTTGTTCAGAAAATTCGCAATAGACTTTGCAGAGAAATACAGAATGCCTGAATTGGTACTGGAGCCCAGTGCCGTTCATTATATAGAAAATTACAGTTTTCCGGGAAATGTCCGACAGTTAAGAAACCTGGTCGAACAAATGACTGTGGTAGAAAGAGATCGCAGTGTGACTGTGGAGAAGCTGGCAGAATATATTCCAATGGAAACGCATTTGCCAATGGTGGTGAATACTCCTGCAAGCCAGAAACAAAATGATTTTGGAAACGAGAGAGAGATCATGTATAAGATTCTTTTTGATATGAGGAATGACATTAATGATCTTAAATCGTTGACTTCTGAGTTGATTAAAAACAGAGGAACTGGTGAATTAAACTCCCAGGAAAAAGCTTTGATCAGCAGACTTTATACTCAGGAATCTCAGCCGGCTTCAAATTCTAATTCCTTACTATATTTTGAAGATAATAATCATCCGATAGTTCAGACTCCGACTATTATTTCAAATCCTGATGACAGTTATGAGGATATTGAAGAAATTGAAATCGAAGAGAACCATCCGGAATCCCTTTCTCTTCAGAATAACGAAAAAGATTTGATTATTAAAGCTCTGGAGAAGCATAAAGGGCGTCGGAATAAAGCAGCTGATGAACTGGGTATTTCACAAAGAACCTTGTATAGAAAAATAAAACAATATAATCTGGAAGACTAA
- a CDS encoding DUF4126 domain-containing protein, producing MLDNIPYFPYILSAFIGIGLSAATGFRVFLPMFAVSLASYFHWIPMSEQFEWLAGLPTLITTGIATIVEILAYYIPFIDHLLDTISVPMATAAGTILFASQFADFGTFPQWALALIAGGGTAATISSGFAGIRAASTATTGGLGNSIVGTTETAGAGIMSILAMAVPVIAAIIAIILVILVVVLGRKALRSLKRNKKVAE from the coding sequence ATGTTAGACAATATTCCCTATTTCCCTTATATCCTGAGTGCATTTATAGGCATTGGCCTTTCTGCTGCAACGGGTTTTAGAGTATTTCTTCCCATGTTTGCGGTAAGTCTTGCATCTTATTTTCACTGGATTCCCATGAGCGAACAATTTGAATGGCTCGCCGGGCTTCCAACTCTTATCACAACAGGAATTGCAACTATTGTAGAAATTTTAGCCTATTATATTCCATTCATTGATCACTTGCTCGATACGATTTCTGTACCTATGGCCACCGCAGCCGGTACTATATTATTTGCAAGTCAATTTGCAGATTTTGGGACATTCCCCCAGTGGGCACTGGCGCTCATTGCAGGTGGCGGAACAGCCGCCACCATCAGTTCAGGATTTGCCGGAATCAGAGCAGCGTCAACGGCAACGACAGGAGGGCTCGGAAATTCTATTGTTGGAACCACAGAAACAGCCGGAGCCGGAATTATGTCTATACTAGCTATGGCAGTACCAGTAATTGCTGCAATTATTGCTATTATTCTGGTAATCCTAGTTGTGGTATTAGGCCGGAAAGCCTTACGAAGCTTGAAAAGAAATAAAAAGGTAGCTGAATAA
- a CDS encoding tRNA threonylcarbamoyladenosine dehydratase — MDKNWLERTELLIKEDGLEKLNQSTVLVVGLGGVGSFAAEFLARAGVGTMTIVDGDTVDITNINRQLPALHSTVGKHKVEVVADRLLDINPNLNLIKINEFLNPERMDEVLDSGKFDYVLDCIDSVTPKLCLMKAARKRKIKIVSSMGAGGKTDPSKVLVRDISKTQNCFLAKQVRKRLKREKINKGIRCVFSNELQNEESLKLTDGTNYKRSFYGTISYIPAIFGLYAAAEVINHLVKKD; from the coding sequence ATGGATAAAAACTGGCTGGAGAGAACAGAGCTTCTTATTAAGGAAGATGGATTAGAAAAGTTGAATCAATCAACGGTTCTTGTTGTAGGTTTAGGAGGTGTTGGTTCTTTTGCTGCTGAGTTTCTGGCAAGGGCAGGAGTCGGCACTATGACGATTGTAGATGGAGACACAGTAGACATCACCAATATCAACAGACAATTACCTGCATTACATTCTACGGTTGGGAAACATAAAGTAGAAGTTGTTGCGGACAGGCTTTTAGATATTAACCCTAATCTGAATCTCATTAAAATCAATGAGTTTTTAAATCCGGAGAGAATGGATGAAGTTCTGGATTCCGGAAAGTTTGATTACGTTCTGGACTGTATAGACAGCGTAACTCCCAAATTATGTTTAATGAAGGCTGCACGAAAAAGAAAAATAAAAATCGTCAGTTCAATGGGTGCCGGCGGAAAAACAGATCCCAGCAAAGTATTGGTAAGAGATATCAGTAAAACTCAGAATTGCTTTTTAGCCAAACAGGTAAGAAAAAGATTGAAAAGAGAAAAAATCAATAAAGGAATCAGATGTGTATTTTCAAATGAACTTCAAAATGAAGAAAGTTTAAAATTAACAGACGGAACAAACTATAAAAGATCATTCTATGGTACGATCAGCTATATCCCTGCCATTTTTGGCCTCTATGCAGCGGCTGAAGTGATCAACCATTTAGTAAAAAAAGATTAA
- a CDS encoding DNA-directed RNA polymerase subunit omega — protein MSVKDTKAEVNTITYDKDKIEDKVGSIYEAIVIMGKRAEQINAEIRTELHNKLDEFAVHNSTLEEVFENREQIEISKHYEKLPKPTSIAIEEWLNEDVYFRKTEERK, from the coding sequence ATGAGTGTAAAAGATACAAAAGCAGAAGTAAATACTATTACTTACGATAAAGATAAGATTGAAGATAAAGTAGGTTCAATCTATGAAGCTATTGTTATCATGGGAAAGAGAGCAGAGCAGATTAATGCAGAAATTCGTACAGAACTGCATAATAAATTAGATGAATTTGCTGTTCACAATTCTACATTGGAAGAGGTTTTCGAAAACAGAGAGCAGATAGAAATCTCTAAACATTACGAAAAACTTCCAAAACCAACTTCTATTGCTATTGAAGAATGGTTGAACGAAGACGTTTACTTCAGAAAGACTGAAGAAAGAAAATAA
- a CDS encoding tetratricopeptide repeat protein, whose product MEKFQKYCLSLLVFVVYVNLQSQVNCNTIEGEDCKKACEIYNSLESVGQGDRKSQEGFDTAIELCPTFSNVYKEKSVPYLKSGDFITWKIWIDKAVNLEPKMHLGYRGWCKYQFLRDYKGAIADIEALEKMYPTGYLGYSSNGDYELHIVKGLCYSALGGKEKAISIIENQLSKKDHNIGFYDYYQLGVIYFETGKYDKALENFERQSKENDFAENIYFKSKVSKVRNKDYLDLKKLALATYDQGKTMKDGYTHHFNKVYRKEIEEL is encoded by the coding sequence ATGGAAAAGTTTCAGAAATATTGCCTTAGCCTCTTAGTATTTGTTGTTTATGTTAATTTGCAATCACAGGTAAACTGTAATACTATAGAAGGTGAAGATTGCAAAAAAGCTTGTGAAATATATAACTCTTTAGAGTCTGTAGGCCAAGGGGATAGAAAGTCACAAGAAGGATTTGATACAGCAATAGAGCTCTGCCCGACTTTTTCAAATGTTTATAAAGAAAAATCAGTCCCTTATCTTAAAAGTGGGGATTTTATTACCTGGAAAATATGGATAGATAAAGCAGTAAACTTGGAGCCTAAAATGCATTTGGGCTATCGAGGTTGGTGCAAATATCAGTTTCTAAGAGATTATAAAGGAGCGATTGCTGATATTGAAGCTTTAGAGAAAATGTATCCTACAGGATATTTAGGGTATTCTTCCAATGGAGATTATGAGCTGCATATCGTAAAAGGCCTGTGTTATTCTGCACTTGGTGGAAAGGAGAAGGCTATATCGATTATTGAAAATCAACTTTCTAAGAAAGATCATAATATTGGTTTTTATGATTATTATCAGTTGGGCGTTATCTATTTCGAAACAGGAAAATATGATAAGGCCTTAGAGAATTTTGAAAGACAAAGCAAAGAAAATGACTTTGCAGAAAATATATATTTTAAGAGTAAAGTTTCAAAAGTTAGAAACAAAGATTATTTAGATTTAAAAAAGTTAGCATTGGCAACGTATGACCAGGGTAAAACCATGAAGGACGGTTATACTCATCATTTTAACAAAGTTTACAGAAAGGAAATAGAAGAACTGTAA
- a CDS encoding TetR/AcrR family transcriptional regulator produces MKKKFTEKQIHILDIAEELIAKKGYEGTSVRDICSKANINVAMISYYFGSKEKMMSYLYQYRVLKTRENFSEFADTIKDGKPEMQMKEIIKYIVSQLFKYNYFHGFVTQELRHTENLKDELLDFYQLFVKKLDEVIKKGVASGVFTFTPKPEDVLTTIIGSTLFVIRNKNFYELYVPSKNEEAYAKEAEKKVRMNLLLSVFAILGYAAD; encoded by the coding sequence ATGAAAAAAAAATTTACGGAAAAGCAGATCCATATTCTGGATATCGCTGAGGAGCTAATTGCAAAGAAAGGATATGAAGGAACATCAGTAAGGGATATTTGTTCTAAAGCAAATATCAATGTAGCAATGATCTCTTATTATTTTGGTTCCAAAGAAAAAATGATGTCTTATCTCTATCAGTATAGAGTTCTGAAAACCAGAGAGAACTTTTCTGAGTTTGCCGATACAATTAAAGACGGAAAACCTGAAATGCAAATGAAAGAGATCATTAAATATATTGTATCTCAGTTATTCAAATACAATTATTTTCATGGATTTGTTACCCAGGAGCTGCGGCATACAGAAAACTTAAAAGATGAACTTCTTGATTTTTACCAGCTATTTGTGAAAAAATTGGATGAGGTGATTAAAAAAGGAGTTGCATCCGGCGTTTTTACCTTTACTCCCAAGCCGGAAGATGTGCTTACCACCATCATTGGTTCCACGTTATTTGTGATTCGCAATAAAAACTTCTATGAATTGTATGTACCCAGTAAAAACGAAGAAGCTTATGCAAAAGAAGCCGAAAAAAAGGTAAGAATGAATCTCTTACTCAGTGTTTTTGCAATTCTTGGATACGCAGCTGACTAA
- a CDS encoding TatD family hydrolase, giving the protein MEFFDFHHHKKNITYGIYNVDMEETLPEFPYSVGIHPKDIDINAIEKQVHWLNSSIGKNCFAIGECGLDGLVPVDIKIQEAVFLQQIHISNEVGKPLTIHCVRKFYEVISFRKKAKYAMVIHGFNKKQSIAEDLLKNNFYLSFGKPVLYNLSLQNTLKIVPLDKLFLETDNDDFNIQELYQKVSEIKGISLEKLNEQILENLETIQNG; this is encoded by the coding sequence ATGGAATTTTTTGATTTTCACCATCATAAAAAAAATATCACTTATGGTATCTATAATGTAGATATGGAAGAAACTTTGCCTGAATTTCCATATTCGGTAGGAATTCACCCCAAAGACATCGATATCAATGCCATTGAAAAACAGGTACACTGGCTAAATTCATCAATCGGTAAAAACTGTTTTGCCATTGGAGAATGTGGACTTGACGGCCTTGTACCGGTAGATATAAAAATTCAGGAAGCTGTTTTTTTACAACAAATCCACATTTCAAATGAAGTAGGGAAACCTTTAACAATCCATTGTGTAAGAAAATTTTATGAAGTTATTTCATTCAGAAAAAAAGCAAAATATGCGATGGTTATTCATGGTTTCAATAAAAAACAAAGTATTGCAGAAGACCTTCTCAAAAATAATTTTTATTTGAGTTTTGGAAAACCTGTTTTGTATAATTTATCTTTGCAGAATACTTTGAAAATAGTTCCTTTAGATAAGCTCTTTTTAGAAACTGATAATGATGATTTTAATATCCAAGAATTATATCAGAAAGTTTCAGAAATAAAGGGTATCTCTTTGGAAAAACTTAATGAACAAATTTTAGAAAATTTAGAGACGATACAAAATGGATAA